The following proteins are encoded in a genomic region of uncultured Umboniibacter sp.:
- the tatB gene encoding Sec-independent protein translocase protein TatB, with protein MDIGFLEFLLVMIVGLLVLGPERMPEVARKGIYWWGRAKRTINDTREEIEREIGADDIRRQLHNENIMKSLGESKAAIEATVKETTDNIQRFKTIGEKKPRHGSSAANEGSLETSGSTDSLETVNGSSNAVDGPSQLQSNESTERNEALAPSEAVSESVIAAKQRRADELAVIKAKKELAAIRQAEAELAEHMAVNASSAEKADAPAASDMSSDAETSSGSQHANGASSLSSESDQKDNP; from the coding sequence ATGGACATCGGTTTTCTAGAGTTTCTCTTAGTGATGATTGTGGGGCTGTTAGTACTCGGCCCCGAGCGCATGCCCGAGGTTGCCCGTAAAGGTATTTACTGGTGGGGCCGCGCAAAACGCACCATCAATGATACGCGAGAGGAAATCGAACGGGAAATCGGTGCCGACGATATTCGCCGCCAGCTGCACAATGAAAACATCATGAAGTCGCTGGGCGAAAGTAAGGCGGCGATTGAAGCTACCGTCAAAGAAACCACCGATAATATTCAGCGTTTTAAGACCATTGGCGAGAAAAAACCGCGCCATGGCAGCAGTGCAGCTAACGAAGGCTCCTTGGAGACCAGTGGTTCAACTGACAGCTTAGAGACTGTAAATGGCAGCAGTAATGCAGTCGATGGTCCGTCCCAACTTCAATCCAACGAAAGCACAGAGCGAAACGAGGCCCTGGCACCAAGCGAGGCTGTTAGCGAGTCCGTGATCGCGGCTAAACAACGCCGAGCGGATGAACTTGCGGTGATCAAAGCGAAAAAGGAGTTAGCCGCAATCCGCCAAGCGGAGGCGGAGCTAGCCGAACACATGGCAGTTAATGCAAGCAGCGCGGAGAAAGCAGATGCTCCAGCTGCTAGCGATATGAGTTCAGACGCAGAGACTAGCTCAGGTAGTCAGCATGCTAACGGCGCTTCCAGCTTAAGCAGCGAATCGGACCAAAAGGACAACCCGTGA
- the bioB gene encoding biotin synthase BioB, with translation MTASSPVTRHDWSVAEVSELFNRPLNDLLFAAQTIHRQNFDPNQVQVSRLLSIKTGACPEDCTYCPQSARYDTGLERERLMELQRVVEEAKDAKATGATRFCMGAAWRSPKAKDMPYVIEMVKEVKALGLETCMTLGMLSDDKAQALADAGLDYYNHNLDTSPEYYGEIITTRTYSDRLETLQNVRDSGMKVCAGGIVGLGEEQRDRVGLLVQLANLPMHPESVPINQLVACAGTPLEGQEVLDPIEFIRTIAVARIIMPTSYVRLSAGREEMSDEMQAMAFFAGANSIFYGEKLLTTPNPEANDDLKLFARLGINREELKEQPAKPAAKTFYDAMDAAC, from the coding sequence ATGACAGCATCCTCTCCTGTTACCCGCCATGATTGGTCGGTGGCCGAAGTATCCGAGTTATTTAATCGTCCGTTAAATGATCTGTTGTTCGCTGCGCAGACTATTCATCGTCAGAACTTTGACCCCAATCAAGTTCAGGTGAGCCGTTTGCTATCGATTAAAACCGGTGCCTGCCCAGAAGACTGTACCTACTGCCCTCAGAGTGCTCGCTATGATACCGGTCTTGAGCGTGAACGTTTGATGGAACTCCAGCGCGTTGTCGAAGAGGCGAAAGACGCCAAAGCAACTGGGGCAACACGTTTCTGCATGGGTGCCGCATGGCGTAGCCCCAAGGCAAAGGACATGCCCTACGTCATCGAGATGGTTAAGGAAGTTAAAGCGCTTGGCCTAGAAACCTGCATGACTTTGGGTATGTTATCCGACGATAAAGCTCAGGCTTTAGCTGATGCTGGCTTAGATTATTACAACCATAACCTCGACACTTCGCCTGAGTATTATGGCGAAATTATCACCACGCGTACCTACTCAGATAGGTTGGAAACGTTGCAGAACGTTCGCGATTCGGGCATGAAAGTCTGTGCTGGTGGAATCGTAGGTTTAGGCGAAGAGCAGCGTGACCGCGTGGGCTTGCTGGTACAGTTGGCAAACTTACCGATGCACCCAGAATCAGTACCTATTAACCAGTTGGTTGCCTGCGCTGGCACGCCACTTGAGGGGCAAGAGGTATTAGACCCTATCGAGTTTATTCGCACCATCGCGGTAGCGCGAATCATCATGCCCACTAGCTATGTTCGTTTGTCAGCCGGCCGTGAAGAAATGTCCGATGAGATGCAAGCTATGGCGTTTTTTGCCGGCGCGAACTCTATTTTCTATGGTGAGAAGTTATTAACAACACCAAACCCAGAAGCCAATGATGATCTTAAGCTGTTCGCACGCTTGGGGATCAATCGCGAGGAATTGAAGGAGCAGCCGGCGAAACCCGCAGCAAAAACCTTCTACGACGCCATGGATGCTGCGTGCTAA
- a CDS encoding EVE domain-containing protein, with translation MNYWLVKSEPDDFSLKDLEALGSDGEGWNGVRNYQARNFMRDDMALGDLVLFYHSSCKQVGVVGIAKVVKTAYPDPSQFDPDSKYFDSKATVDTPRWFQVDIAFERALRRVPLSAMKANAKLAGLALIKASRLSVMPVSTEHFAEILKMGEVT, from the coding sequence ATGAACTACTGGCTAGTGAAGTCCGAACCGGACGACTTTTCGCTTAAGGATTTAGAAGCCCTCGGCAGTGACGGCGAGGGTTGGAATGGTGTCCGAAATTATCAAGCTCGCAACTTTATGCGCGATGATATGGCACTGGGTGACCTCGTACTGTTTTATCACTCAAGCTGCAAACAGGTTGGCGTTGTCGGTATTGCTAAGGTCGTTAAGACAGCGTACCCAGATCCGTCTCAGTTTGACCCAGATAGCAAATATTTTGACAGTAAAGCCACAGTGGATACGCCCAGATGGTTTCAGGTAGATATTGCCTTCGAACGTGCTCTGAGACGTGTACCTCTGTCAGCAATGAAAGCCAATGCAAAACTGGCTGGACTTGCACTGATCAAAGCCAGTCGGCTATCCGTAATGCCAGTGTCAACAGAACACTTTGCTGAAATCCTAAAGATGGGCGAAGTAACCTAA
- a CDS encoding methyltransferase domain-containing protein, whose amino-acid sequence MTLFNTLYPLSAESMPIAQQSHGDVQGSFNPSSVLVLNGWGFKASVWQALSDQLSMPLQVVDQPADSDYESWFEALYKQLENERPRVIAWSLGVQVVARLQQRGVIFESIVAIAGRASFVVESGHGLKANDLAKFQKRVAKGGERARAYFAALISHGGPLAADVTQITHYLQAELNNYTLSLADLAAYVPVPKGAFYVLGEQDALVAPRPEVEAEVEVLAGQSHDLPLAAPERLAALIEQYWFRERQRKVARSFSRAVDSYAESSNLQQRVADSLMAGIQLPTKGLLVDLGSGTGYCAKQLHSRFGGELLCIDLSPEMVAHTRSLGFNSMVGDAQALPLEDNSVEVLVSSLAIQWCSNPAKVFAEIARVLKPNGKAWVATLGELSLAELRESAVEAGLGNRVNQFPAHTDWLEHANDSQLASELQRYQTPVEASNFSELLKHLRGVGANCVLNGSRKALTRSDLKSWGDAALQAGGGNYRTHYDVVQLTLNKLN is encoded by the coding sequence GTGACCTTATTTAACACGCTTTATCCTCTGTCGGCTGAATCAATGCCGATTGCTCAGCAGTCTCACGGCGATGTTCAGGGCAGCTTTAACCCGTCGTCAGTCCTGGTGCTTAATGGCTGGGGCTTTAAGGCGTCTGTATGGCAAGCCCTAAGTGATCAGCTAAGCATGCCTTTACAGGTTGTGGATCAGCCGGCGGATAGCGATTACGAGAGTTGGTTTGAAGCACTGTACAAGCAGTTGGAGAATGAACGACCTCGAGTCATAGCTTGGTCGCTAGGAGTCCAAGTCGTCGCCCGACTCCAGCAACGCGGAGTGATATTCGAATCCATCGTCGCCATTGCGGGACGCGCTTCCTTTGTCGTGGAGTCGGGTCATGGCCTTAAGGCAAATGATCTGGCCAAGTTTCAAAAGCGAGTCGCCAAGGGTGGAGAGCGAGCGCGAGCCTATTTCGCGGCGCTGATTTCGCACGGTGGACCATTGGCCGCGGATGTTACCCAGATAACGCATTATTTGCAGGCAGAACTCAACAACTACACGCTTAGCTTGGCTGATTTAGCGGCGTATGTACCCGTCCCCAAAGGGGCGTTTTACGTGTTGGGGGAGCAGGATGCGCTGGTGGCGCCTCGCCCAGAAGTGGAGGCAGAGGTTGAAGTGTTGGCGGGCCAGTCACATGACTTGCCGTTAGCTGCACCCGAGCGTTTGGCAGCGCTCATTGAGCAGTATTGGTTTCGCGAGAGACAGCGCAAAGTTGCTCGGAGTTTCTCGCGCGCTGTGGATAGCTATGCGGAATCATCGAACCTGCAGCAGCGAGTGGCAGATAGTCTCATGGCAGGAATTCAGCTGCCAACGAAAGGTCTGCTGGTGGATTTAGGCAGTGGCACCGGCTATTGCGCAAAACAACTTCATTCACGCTTTGGCGGCGAGTTGCTATGTATCGATCTCAGTCCAGAGATGGTAGCGCATACCCGTAGCCTTGGGTTTAACTCCATGGTAGGTGATGCGCAAGCGTTACCGCTGGAGGACAACTCTGTGGAAGTGCTAGTCAGTAGCCTAGCCATTCAGTGGTGCTCGAACCCGGCGAAGGTTTTTGCTGAAATCGCTCGAGTGTTGAAACCTAACGGTAAAGCCTGGGTGGCAACGCTGGGCGAGCTAAGTTTAGCGGAGCTGAGAGAGTCAGCGGTTGAGGCAGGTTTAGGTAATCGAGTGAATCAATTTCCCGCCCATACGGATTGGTTGGAACATGCGAACGACTCTCAACTAGCTAGTGAGTTGCAGCGCTACCAAACGCCTGTTGAGGCGAGTAACTTCTCGGAGTTACTTAAGCATCTTCGTGGGGTGGGCGCTAACTGTGTTCTCAATGGGTCGCGCAAGGCCCTCACAAGGTCAGATTTGAAGAGCTGGGGTGACGCTGCGTTGCAAGCCGGAGGCGGAAACTACCGCACCCATTACGATGTGGTACAGCTTACGCTGAATAAGTTGAATTAG
- a CDS encoding DUF3094 family protein — MRDKEDLSPEDLARVEEYLNSTIHRADRGEFKLWRLMGILSVVLIAFGTLAIYVAVETGVWNSGRWF; from the coding sequence ATGCGTGATAAAGAAGACTTGAGTCCAGAAGATTTGGCTCGTGTTGAGGAGTACCTCAATTCCACTATTCACCGAGCTGACCGGGGCGAATTTAAGTTATGGCGGCTGATGGGCATATTGAGTGTGGTATTGATTGCCTTCGGCACTTTAGCGATATACGTCGCGGTTGAGACGGGTGTTTGGAATTCAGGGCGCTGGTTTTAA
- a CDS encoding acyl-CoA dehydrogenase C-terminal domain-containing protein encodes MADYKAPLRDIRFVRDEIFDFNTLYTKINGGEDATPDMVDAILDEIGRFAEQEIAPTNVTGDREGCKLGEDGVIAPSGFKEVYQKFVEGGWPSLSADPEFGGQGLPVSLGMTVSEIVGQANWSWGMYPGLSHGAKHLLEAHGSNEQKDTFLPRMVSGEWTGTMCLTEPHCGSDLGLLRTKAEANADGSYSLTGTKIFISAGDHDLAENIIHLVLARVPGSPAGTKGISIFVVPKNNLDDSGNVAERNAVSCGALEHKMGIHGNATCVMNFDGAKGFLIGEQNKGLNYMFTMMNSARIGTAFQGLAHSELAIQHATDYARDRLQMRSLSGKKNPDGPADPIIVHPDVRRMLLTIKSLTEGMRMMGYHMAYNADIVSDGKDEEERKVADDLLSILTPIGKAFMTEVGCEAASLGVQVFGGHGYTAEWPAEQNMRDCRISTIYEGTTGIQGLDLLGRKVLGSGGELLKPLTKEIYVFAKENLENEAIGGYSVKLQELTKEWGELTMHIGMLAMENPEEVGAASVDYLMYAGYVCMAYYWAQMAKTAAEKLAAGTSETAFYEAKLHTAKFYFARILPRTITLAATMKAPLDTLMDMDEEQFVIV; translated from the coding sequence ATGGCAGATTATAAAGCCCCACTTCGTGATATTCGTTTCGTTCGCGATGAAATTTTCGACTTCAACACGCTTTACACCAAGATCAATGGTGGCGAAGACGCAACACCAGATATGGTTGATGCCATTCTTGATGAGATTGGTCGTTTCGCAGAGCAGGAAATTGCTCCGACGAATGTAACGGGTGACCGTGAAGGGTGTAAGCTTGGCGAAGATGGTGTGATCGCGCCAAGTGGCTTCAAAGAAGTTTACCAAAAGTTTGTTGAAGGCGGTTGGCCTTCACTTTCTGCTGATCCAGAATTCGGCGGCCAAGGCCTTCCGGTTTCACTCGGCATGACGGTTTCTGAAATCGTTGGTCAGGCAAACTGGTCTTGGGGTATGTACCCAGGTCTTTCGCACGGTGCTAAGCACTTGCTTGAGGCTCACGGCTCAAATGAGCAGAAGGACACTTTCCTGCCACGCATGGTTTCAGGTGAGTGGACCGGCACGATGTGTCTAACCGAGCCCCACTGTGGTTCTGACCTTGGCCTACTTCGCACCAAAGCGGAAGCGAATGCCGATGGTAGCTACTCGCTTACCGGTACTAAGATCTTTATCTCAGCGGGTGATCACGACCTGGCTGAAAACATCATTCACTTGGTGTTGGCTCGTGTTCCAGGATCTCCAGCGGGCACCAAAGGTATCTCAATTTTCGTAGTACCTAAGAACAATCTTGATGACAGCGGCAACGTTGCCGAGCGTAATGCAGTAAGCTGTGGCGCGCTTGAGCACAAGATGGGTATCCACGGTAACGCGACCTGTGTGATGAACTTCGACGGCGCCAAAGGCTTCCTAATTGGCGAGCAGAACAAAGGTCTGAACTACATGTTCACCATGATGAACTCTGCTCGTATCGGTACGGCGTTCCAAGGTTTGGCTCACTCAGAGCTAGCTATTCAGCACGCTACTGATTATGCCCGTGACCGCTTGCAGATGCGTTCGCTTTCAGGCAAGAAAAACCCTGACGGTCCAGCCGATCCAATTATTGTTCACCCAGACGTTCGTCGGATGTTGCTAACCATTAAGTCGTTGACTGAAGGTATGCGCATGATGGGTTACCACATGGCTTACAATGCTGACATCGTTAGCGATGGCAAAGATGAAGAAGAACGTAAGGTTGCGGATGACTTGCTATCTATCCTTACTCCAATTGGTAAGGCGTTCATGACGGAAGTAGGTTGTGAAGCTGCAAGCTTGGGCGTTCAGGTATTCGGTGGCCACGGTTACACTGCAGAATGGCCAGCAGAGCAGAACATGCGTGACTGTCGTATCTCCACGATCTATGAAGGGACTACCGGTATTCAGGGTCTTGATCTTCTAGGTCGTAAAGTATTGGGCTCAGGCGGCGAACTATTGAAACCACTGACCAAAGAAATCTACGTGTTCGCGAAAGAGAACCTAGAGAATGAAGCGATTGGTGGTTACTCAGTGAAGCTGCAGGAACTCACCAAAGAGTGGGGCGAGCTAACTATGCACATTGGTATGCTAGCCATGGAAAACCCGGAAGAAGTGGGTGCAGCCTCGGTTGATTACCTCATGTACGCGGGTTACGTTTGCATGGCCTACTACTGGGCTCAGATGGCTAAGACTGCAGCAGAAAAGCTTGCTGCTGGCACGTCAGAAACCGCCTTCTACGAAGCTAAGTTGCACACGGCTAAGTTCTACTTCGCGCGTATCTTGCCACGTACTATTACGTTGGCAGCAACCATGAAAGCGCCGCTTGATACGCTCATGGATATGGACGAAGAACAGTTCGTCATCGTATAA
- the tatC gene encoding twin-arginine translocase subunit TatC, translating into MSENTAKKSTFVGHLIELRSRLLKMFAAVFVVFACLFPFANELYQIVSEPLRRYLPEGSSMIATEVASPFLTPFKLTLMLAFVTAIPIVLGQIWAFIAPGLYKRERHIVAPLLFSSVALFYGGMAFCYFVVFPLVFGFFTSVGPEGVAVMTDINLYLNFVIKLMLAFGIAFEIPVAVFILAWVGAIDANKLAQKRPYIIVGCFVVGMLLTPPDIISQTLLAVPMWMLFEVGSFFAKMIQRSKANNRDQEDTANDSPEQDAN; encoded by the coding sequence GTGAGCGAGAATACGGCTAAAAAATCGACGTTTGTGGGCCACCTTATAGAGCTGCGTAGTCGACTACTAAAAATGTTCGCCGCGGTGTTTGTGGTATTCGCCTGTCTCTTCCCGTTCGCCAACGAACTCTACCAAATTGTCTCCGAGCCACTGCGTCGCTATTTGCCAGAGGGTTCATCGATGATTGCCACGGAAGTGGCTTCCCCATTCTTAACGCCGTTTAAGTTAACGCTGATGCTGGCATTTGTAACCGCCATCCCCATTGTGTTGGGGCAAATCTGGGCGTTTATCGCACCAGGACTGTATAAGCGCGAACGCCATATTGTGGCACCACTCCTGTTCTCATCAGTAGCCCTGTTCTATGGCGGCATGGCGTTCTGTTACTTTGTAGTCTTCCCGCTCGTCTTTGGGTTCTTTACTTCAGTGGGCCCTGAAGGGGTAGCGGTGATGACTGATATCAACCTCTACCTTAATTTCGTCATTAAGCTAATGCTCGCCTTTGGCATCGCCTTTGAGATCCCCGTCGCAGTTTTCATCTTGGCCTGGGTAGGTGCTATCGACGCTAATAAGCTAGCGCAAAAGCGTCCGTACATCATCGTCGGCTGCTTTGTGGTAGGAATGCTGCTAACGCCTCCCGATATCATTTCACAAACTCTGTTAGCGGTACCTATGTGGATGCTATTTGAAGTGGGCAGCTTCTTCGCCAAGATGATCCAGCGTTCTAAGGCGAATAATAGGGACCAAGAAGACACAGCTAATGACAGCCCTGAGCAGGATGCTAACTAG
- a CDS encoding acyl-CoA dehydrogenase produces MSALNEMQFLLRDVFQLENSWQGSELFADYTAELGDAILSEAEKFAREALAPINRSGDEEGCRLEADGVHTPSGFVEAWAAFSEGGWPSMAGDPVWGGQGMPKALSVMADELFYSANSSFMLYSTLSVGAALCIDAHASESLKKTYLPALYEGRWAGVMDLTEPHAGSDLGLLRTKAQDLGNGEYAIEGNKMFITGGDQDMTENVIHLVLARLEGAPAGYRGISLFLVPKFHVNDDGSLGEQNAVIVGSIEHKMGINASATCVVNFDGAKGYLVGEANRGLQAMFTMMNYERLSIGVQGLASGVASYDSAMTYAAERKQGSVAGELTAINRHADVKRMLLTMRVMADAGRALAVYAAHCLDCSKSENSAAMAQRAALLTPVVKAFLTDQGFESCVIGQQVFGGHGYVREWGQEQWVRDARIAQIYEGTNGIQAQDLVKRKVCVDGGSALKAMLDDFSSLTPDSTFVSASQQFLTLSEEMVAVLTEHPQREGAISVDYLHALGYLSYHHFLLRMVAAATGDDVAVRQQRMQFFEMRIMPRFNALLSSIKAGLSVDLVL; encoded by the coding sequence ATGTCTGCACTCAATGAAATGCAATTTCTCCTTCGTGATGTCTTCCAGCTAGAAAACAGCTGGCAGGGTAGTGAACTCTTTGCGGACTATACGGCTGAGCTCGGCGACGCAATCCTAAGTGAAGCCGAAAAGTTTGCTCGTGAAGCATTGGCTCCTATTAATCGCTCTGGCGATGAAGAGGGCTGTCGATTAGAAGCCGATGGTGTGCATACGCCGTCTGGGTTTGTTGAGGCGTGGGCTGCATTCTCCGAAGGCGGTTGGCCTTCGATGGCGGGTGATCCGGTTTGGGGTGGCCAGGGGATGCCTAAGGCATTGTCAGTGATGGCGGATGAGCTGTTTTACTCAGCGAATTCTAGTTTCATGCTGTATTCAACCTTGAGCGTTGGTGCGGCGCTGTGTATTGACGCACATGCCAGCGAGAGCCTAAAGAAAACTTACCTCCCGGCATTGTATGAAGGTCGCTGGGCGGGTGTGATGGATCTCACTGAGCCGCATGCGGGTTCGGATCTTGGCTTACTGCGCACCAAAGCACAGGATTTAGGCAACGGTGAATATGCCATCGAAGGTAATAAGATGTTTATTACCGGCGGTGATCAAGATATGACCGAAAATGTGATTCACCTTGTGCTCGCTCGTCTTGAGGGTGCACCGGCAGGATATCGCGGTATCTCGTTATTTCTAGTACCGAAGTTTCATGTCAATGACGACGGCAGCTTGGGTGAGCAGAATGCCGTGATCGTGGGCTCTATTGAACACAAAATGGGGATCAATGCCTCGGCAACCTGCGTAGTAAACTTCGACGGCGCCAAGGGCTACTTGGTGGGTGAAGCTAACCGCGGCTTACAGGCCATGTTTACCATGATGAACTACGAGCGCTTGTCTATCGGTGTGCAGGGTCTCGCATCGGGCGTGGCCTCCTATGATTCCGCAATGACCTATGCCGCTGAGCGCAAGCAAGGTAGTGTCGCGGGCGAGCTGACAGCGATTAATCGTCATGCTGATGTGAAGCGAATGCTATTAACAATGCGCGTGATGGCGGATGCGGGTCGAGCTTTGGCTGTCTACGCAGCACACTGTCTGGATTGCTCTAAGAGCGAAAACAGTGCAGCAATGGCGCAACGTGCGGCCCTACTAACACCGGTAGTGAAGGCCTTCCTGACCGACCAGGGTTTTGAAAGCTGTGTCATAGGCCAACAAGTCTTCGGTGGTCACGGCTATGTCCGCGAATGGGGTCAAGAGCAGTGGGTCCGCGATGCGCGAATTGCCCAGATATACGAGGGTACCAATGGTATTCAAGCGCAGGACTTAGTGAAGCGTAAGGTCTGTGTGGACGGTGGTAGTGCACTCAAGGCGATGTTAGATGACTTTTCCAGCCTTACTCCAGATAGTACCTTCGTATCAGCTAGCCAGCAATTCCTGACGCTGAGTGAGGAGATGGTTGCAGTATTAACGGAGCATCCACAGCGCGAAGGTGCGATTAGTGTGGACTATCTGCATGCGTTAGGTTACCTGAGCTATCATCACTTCCTGCTACGAATGGTGGCAGCGGCTACGGGTGATGATGTGGCGGTGCGACAACAGCGTATGCAGTTCTTTGAAATGCGAATTATGCCGCGATTCAACGCTTTGCTCAGCTCAATCAAAGCGGGTTTAAGCGTAGATTTAGTCCTGTAG
- a CDS encoding 8-amino-7-oxononanoate synthase, translating into MLIDRLSARLAIAEQENAKRYVRVRQGVDFASNDYLDFSQRDELKQAAHDAIASHGVGGRASHLVMGHSQHHDELEQRAAQFFGYEAAMVFSSGYAANLGIMAALLAKGDRVLHDRLNHASLLDGGSLSGANFRRFRHNDVAQLRDFLSRSNEPTLVAIESVYSMDGDLADLIGIEAVCREYGATLLVDDAHGVGVIGHHGGGASTAIKPDILMVACGKALGSYGALVCGSKSLVDGLSNFARTYVYTTALPPAQAAVTSAALQLIQENDEAIARLQRNIAHFRRCAQQAGLPLSDSHSAIQPILVGDNARLMALSEQLEAKGFLVGAIRAPTVAKGSERLRISLSAAHTSEQIEQLISEVRSSDLI; encoded by the coding sequence GTGCTAATTGATCGCCTAAGCGCCCGATTAGCTATCGCTGAGCAGGAAAATGCCAAGCGATACGTGCGCGTGCGCCAGGGTGTGGACTTTGCCAGTAATGATTATCTGGATTTCAGTCAGCGGGATGAACTCAAGCAGGCAGCGCATGATGCAATTGCCAGCCACGGTGTGGGCGGTCGAGCCTCCCACCTAGTCATGGGCCACAGCCAACACCACGATGAGCTTGAGCAGCGCGCTGCGCAGTTTTTTGGTTATGAGGCAGCCATGGTGTTCTCCTCCGGCTACGCTGCCAACCTGGGTATCATGGCTGCGTTGCTAGCCAAGGGAGATCGGGTACTGCATGACCGCCTAAATCATGCCAGCTTGCTAGATGGTGGCTCCCTGAGTGGGGCAAATTTTCGCCGTTTCCGTCACAACGATGTGGCCCAGCTGCGCGATTTTCTCAGTCGCTCCAATGAGCCCACCCTAGTGGCTATTGAGAGTGTCTATTCAATGGATGGTGACCTGGCTGATCTCATAGGAATTGAGGCAGTGTGTCGTGAGTACGGCGCCACCCTCCTCGTTGACGACGCCCATGGTGTAGGGGTAATTGGTCATCATGGCGGCGGCGCCAGCACCGCAATTAAACCCGATATTCTGATGGTAGCTTGCGGTAAGGCCTTGGGATCCTATGGCGCATTAGTGTGTGGATCGAAGTCGCTCGTTGATGGCTTAAGTAATTTCGCTCGAACCTATGTGTACACCACCGCATTGCCTCCCGCTCAGGCCGCAGTGACTTCTGCTGCGTTGCAGCTCATTCAGGAAAATGACGAAGCCATTGCACGGCTTCAGCGGAATATTGCTCACTTTCGTCGCTGTGCTCAGCAAGCTGGCTTGCCTTTGAGTGACAGCCATAGTGCTATTCAGCCTATCCTCGTTGGCGATAATGCTCGACTAATGGCGCTCTCGGAGCAGTTAGAGGCTAAGGGCTTCCTAGTGGGAGCAATTCGCGCACCGACTGTCGCAAAAGGTTCGGAGCGGCTCCGTATTTCACTATCAGCTGCGCACACGAGTGAGCAGATTGAACAACTTATATCGGAGGTCAGAAGTAGTGACCTTATTTAA
- the tatA gene encoding twin-arginine translocase TatA/TatE family subunit, which yields MAPSIWQILIILLIVVLLFGTKRLGGLGSDLGKMIKGFKSSMGDEDNAKKDDENSVAPAEKISSDERSKTTTTETTEKTKQD from the coding sequence ATGGCGCCGAGCATTTGGCAAATCCTCATCATCTTACTCATCGTAGTGCTATTGTTCGGCACGAAACGTTTGGGTGGATTGGGTTCTGACCTTGGTAAAATGATCAAAGGTTTCAAGTCATCCATGGGTGATGAAGACAACGCAAAGAAGGACGACGAAAACAGCGTCGCTCCTGCCGAAAAGATCAGCAGTGACGAGCGTAGCAAAACGACTACCACGGAAACCACTGAAAAGACCAAGCAGGACTAA
- the bioD gene encoding dethiobiotin synthase, translating into MKKHRYFIAGTNTDVGKTFIAEAILWAAQQQSLSTLGLKPIAAGSELHDGKLRNEDALNLMRASTVQLPYQLVNPVCLEAAIAPHIAAVDEGKRLNATGITGKIRGALMTPVDFALVEGAGGWRVPLNDREYVSEIARELGFGVILVIDMTLGCLSHAMLTVEAIRRDGLPFVGWVANSATGSMPRFEENLETLKQRLPAPCLGVVPFLTEQSAHAAASYIDIQTLIG; encoded by the coding sequence ATGAAAAAACACCGCTATTTTATTGCCGGTACGAATACCGATGTTGGAAAAACCTTTATTGCTGAGGCAATCCTTTGGGCCGCTCAACAGCAGTCCTTGAGTACGCTTGGGTTAAAGCCCATCGCGGCGGGCTCGGAACTTCACGATGGCAAGCTACGCAATGAAGATGCGCTCAATCTGATGCGGGCCTCTACGGTTCAACTCCCCTACCAGCTGGTCAATCCGGTGTGTTTAGAAGCGGCTATTGCGCCACACATTGCGGCAGTGGATGAGGGTAAACGTCTGAATGCCACCGGTATCACCGGAAAGATCCGCGGGGCGTTAATGACCCCGGTGGATTTTGCGCTGGTTGAAGGTGCTGGTGGTTGGCGCGTTCCCCTAAATGATCGCGAGTACGTTTCGGAGATCGCCCGCGAGCTCGGGTTCGGTGTGATTCTGGTAATAGATATGACGTTAGGTTGTCTAAGTCATGCCATGCTGACGGTTGAGGCGATTCGCCGCGACGGTTTGCCATTTGTTGGTTGGGTGGCTAACAGCGCTACCGGATCAATGCCTCGCTTTGAGGAGAATCTTGAAACGCTTAAGCAACGCCTCCCCGCTCCGTGTCTTGGAGTGGTGCCTTTCCTAACTGAGCAATCTGCTCACGCCGCTGCCTCGTATATAGACATACAGACGTTGATTGGGTAA